The Pangasianodon hypophthalmus isolate fPanHyp1 chromosome 5, fPanHyp1.pri, whole genome shotgun sequence genome includes a window with the following:
- the LOC113524337 gene encoding sterile alpha motif domain-containing protein 9 produces the protein MAERRAVEETNRREISHSTELPAEIKDWDKEHVRDWIFRLTDVDNENAEILHKENISGPSLLLLDISFLQSMGIKMGPAILIIHKRDELKAHQMNSSESQSGNSCKPYPFNQFHAAYRYKENRILDVIETGALNFIEPCHEYKAFINFQNVTTEEKLKKFTDEVIRFASACMNSRTNGTIHFGVGDLKEFSHGQILGASVEDKEAFVKKLAEAIKGRFEHKHTDVAKKCIKPPRFVEVLEANMTFSGKYVIEVDVEPSFLVCKDSFFHIYNVDSRKAKKSKITTDEKDIGKFFYIRDNSSSRNLLVQNSSPKSLEEYNKHVDNMAHLSKLRKEAEEKHLTVVKSSVQGSKLCEMLTGGSWSLDKSHFERYVLVVNKSHPVQRESLAFLLDMNLTAVLDFDPESTETGLNKLFDERNTNVHLPMQYKITETVEDIAEKLKLTRATSWVFCNGGVKDVPPSDADNWLTEKGSSIRDVVSFLCRKDVLPHKKFLIIFILLSDVTEKHDPLLETFSMFLQELQGTEQILCICENERAYTYWKDLVEARCRKDISRRCIYELSFAEINGTVLSLWSENRKSSRFLPGAGGKVLLPKKVEGSLDKLNVLCVNQCEGGNEDKLQLEETFYKGGKVSWWNFYFSEQPGSMPFIKRDKFDYITDTIIPDMCSLRQACVRFNIFHIPGCGGTTLAMHVLWTLKEKFRCAILKNNTETKTDYGDVAQQVVNLLTYETMEQQTRLSVLLLIDDFEDLDDVNDLQQHIEKECQKNNLSAKSPQVILLNCMRADSWEQTEATDDTVFIGNKLSVKEQRLFEKKLEEIEKIYKNAETFYGFMILKTDFSPEYIQGIVKNTLKGFNFTKKDAQLIAGLVLLSCYCKSAKMSVSICEEFLGLSTRPDSTSCKVEDGFGKFSTLVTRCTAESSVEFQAVRVIHSSMAEHCLKELTATFNVSQAQITDFLLTTDVFYSCIQGKAKLMQDIRKMLVKRHYSPESVPADFNFSPLIQAIEKETPGCEENVLLNAAKRFEKDAVISQLLSRYHYLKRKDFREAKVWAKKARDLQRDNSYICDTSAQVIKHELKDAISNDKDHEIKPDKLKEYLKMAESATEAFKETQEIAKREALLRYQTKKDFSPYNTAGRLGELEVAVIVIKILEKIPVFSLDKLRHDILSQVLSGKIKIQDVAAKDPKRQKNASYYHFLQEFSDLLYNLRDNMKKHFDFLDNYFVNLSSFYSQKDTREFRTREKVFKCFQQYVSLFCSTDTKELMKNRTLTTMLKIEKTRQWLEKNKADSYSGLLEFLSKESFNESPESTTGKIEQVINHYNFILKNSPPQNDRHFKDKVNFIYANIVLSKISLESQLLLPYRNLLKLVCETLHRCTPLNDSLALHFIAVMMLWPETIPILSGEKESDRLGSYVSQMRSSFSNEMKPVCNGKRAVVHFYMGQSSGYCRLITQKDIDTCVGSQQAMSGQLQNGKIWENEKVQTMLCRVSGKVSKNGIMADTSNPNVKVAVAPLFKSQLCGDLGDRVSFFVGFSMNGPVALGIQPES, from the exons ATGGCTGAAAGGAGGGCCGTGGAAGAG ACTAATAGACGAGAAATATCACATTCAACTGAACTTCCTGCAGAAATTAAAGACTGGGATAAAGAACATGTGAGAGACTGGATTTTTAGATTAACGGATGTGGATAATGAAAATGCAGAGATTCTGCATAAGGAGAACATTAGTGGACCAAGTCTTCTATTACTAGACATATCATTTCTTCAAAGTATGGGCATTAAGATGGGACCAGCAATACTGATTATTCACAAGAGAGATGAACTGAAGGCTCACCAGATGAACAGCTCAGAAAGCCAGTCTGGTAATTCATGTAAGCCCTATCCTTTTAATCAATTCCATGCCGCCTACAGATACAAGGAAAACAGGATACTTGATGTAATAGAAACAGGTGCTCTAAACTTCATAGAGCCATGTCACGAGTACAAAGCATTTATTAATTTCCAAAATGTGACAACAGAGGAAAAGCTGAAAAAGTTCACAGATGAAGTTATTAGATTTGCTTCTGCTTGCATGAACAGTCGGACTAACGGTACAATTCATTTTGGAGTTGGTGATTTAAAAGAGTTCAGTCATGGACAAATTTTGGGTGCTAGTGTTGAAGACAAAGAAGCATTTGTTAAGAAACTAGCAGAAGCGATTAAGGGGCGGTTTGAACATAAGCACACTGATGTggcaaaaaaatgtattaaaccaCCAAGGTTTGTTGAGGTTCTTGAAGCAAATATGACATTCTCAGGAAAGTATGTCATAGAAGTAGATGTTGAACCATCCTTCTTGGTTTGTAAAGACAGCTTCTTTCACATCTACAATGTAGACtcaagaaaagcaaaaaaatctaaaatcacAACTGATGAGAAGGATATTGgtaaatttttttacattcgAGACAACAGCAGTAGCAGAAATCTTCTTGTTCAAAATTCCTCCCCAAAGTCCTTAGAAGAGTACAACAAGCATGTTGATAATATGGCACATCTGTCTAAGTTGAGGAAGGAAGCTGAGGAAAAGCATCTCACTGTTGTTAAAAGTAGTGTGCAAGGTTCTAAGCTTTGTGAGATGCTAACAGGAGGCTCATGGTCTTTGGACAAATCTCACTTTGAGCGATATGTATTAGTTGTTAACAAATCTCATCCAGTTCAAAGAGAATCTCTAGCATTCCTTCTGGACATGAACCTAACAGCTGTTTTGGACTTTGATCCAGAATCAACTGAGACTGGCTTGAATAAGCTATTTGATGAGAGAAACACAAATGTTCATTTGCCTATGCAGTATAAAATCACGGAGACCGTTGAGGACATTGCAGAAAAGCTGAAGCTGACCAGAGCCACAAGCTGGGTTTTCTGTAATGGAGGAGTAAAAGATGTACCACCCTCTGATGCAGATAACTGGTTAACAGAGAAAGGTTCTTCCATTCGTGATGTTGTGTCATTCCTCTGCCGAAAGGATGTGCTGCCTCACAAAAAATTTCTTATCATATTCATTCTGTTGAGTGATGTTACTGAAAAGCATGATCCTCTCCTTGAGACCTTCAGTATGTTTTTGCAGGAGCTGCAAGGTACAGAGCAAATCCTATGCATATGTGAAAATGAAAGGGCATACACTTACTGGAAAGATCTCGTTGAAGCTCGGTGTAGAAAAGACATATCTAGAAGATGCATTTATGAGCTCAGTTTTGCAGAGATTAATGGTACTGTCCTCAGTCTGTGGTCAGAAAATCGCAAATCAAGCAGATTTTTGCCTGGTGCTGGTGGTAAGGTTTTATTACCAAAGAAAGTGGAGGGCAGCTTGGATAAACTGAATGTTCTATGTGTAAACCAATGTGAAGGAGGCAATGAAGACAAACTGCAACTGGAAGAAACGTTTTACAAGGGAGGAAAGGTGTCCTGGTGGAACTTCTACTTTTCAGAGCAGCCAGGATCAATGCCATTTATCAAACGAGACAAGTTTGACTACATCACTGATACTATTATTCCAGATATGTGCTCCCTCAGGCAAGCTTGTGTTCGCTTCAACATATTCCATATTCCTGGTTGTGGAGGAACTACTCTGGCCATGCATGTTTTATGGACATTAAAAGAGAAATTCCGTTGTGCAATACTGAAAAACAATACTGAAACAAAAACTGACTATGGAGATGTAGCACAACAGGTAGTTAACTTATTGACCTACGAGACAATGGAGCAGCAAACCCGGCTTTCAGTGCTGCTCCTGATAGATGACTTTGAAGACCTTGATGATGTAAATGATCTCCAGCAGCACATTGAAAAAGAATGTCAAAAGAATAATTTATCTGCCAAGTCTCCCCAGGTCATCCTTCTTAATTGTATGAGGGCTGACTCATGGGAGCAGACTGAAGCAACAGATGACACGGTTTTCATCGGTAACAAACTGTCTGTGAAGGAACAAAGATTATTTGAGAAAAAGCTAGAGGAAATTGAAAAGATTtacaaaaatgctgaaacatTCTATGGTTTCATGATCCTGAAGACAGACTTTTCTCCAGAGTACATACAGGGTATCGTGAAAAATACACTGAAGGGCTTCAACTTCACTAAGAAAGATGCTCAACTCATTGCGGGTCTAGTACTCTTGAGTTGTTACTGCAAGAGTGCAAAGATGTCAGTCTCTATATGTGAAGAATTTCTTGGCCTGTCAACAAGGCCAGACTCAACTTCATGCAAGGTTGAAGATGGATTTGGGAAGTTTTCCACACTTGTAACACGATGCACAGCAGAGTCTAGTGTGGAGTTTCAGGCTGTAAGAGTGATCCACTCAAGTATGGCAGAACACTGTTTAAAAGAACTTACAGCTACTTTTAATGTATCTCAAGCACAGATTACTGACTTTCTACTGACAACAGATGTGTTTTACAGTTGCATTCAGGGAAAGGCAAAACTCATGCAGGACATTCGCAAGATGTTAGTGAAAAGGCATTACTCACCTGAGAGTGTCCCAGCAGATTTTAATTTTTCCCCACTTATCCAAGCCATTGAAAAGGAGACTCCAGGGTGCGAGGAGAATGTTTTGCTTAATGCTGCTAAACGCTTTGAAAAAGATGCAGTAATATCCCAGCTCCTTTCCAGGTACCACTATCTAAAGAGAAAAGACTTTAGAgaggcaaaagtttgggcaaaGAAGGCAAGAGATCTCCAGAGGGATAACTCCTACATTTGTGATACCTCTGCACAAGTAATTAAGCATGAGCTTAAAGATGCTATCAGCAATGACAAAGATCATGAAATAAAACCTGACAAATTGAAAGAATATCTCAAAATGGCTGAGTCTGCAACAGAAGCTTTCAAAGAAACACAAGAAATTGCTAAAAGGGAAGCTTTACTTCGatatcaaacaaaaaaagactttaGCCCCTATAACACTGCTGGTCGCCTTGGTGAGCTTGAAGTTGCTGTTATAGTGATAAAGATACTGGAAAAGATCCCAGTGTTTTCTTTAGACAAGCTTCGTCATGACATTCTGAGTCAGGTTCTCTcaggtaaaataaaaatacaagatgTGGCAGCAAAAGACCCAAAAAGGCAAAAGAATGCATCCTATTACCATTTTCTGCAGGAATTTTCAGATCTTCTGTATAACCTCAGAGACAACATGAAGAAACACTTTGATTTTCTTGACAATTATTTTGTCAACTTGAGCTCATTTTACTCCCAAAAAGACACCCGAGAGTTCAGGACACGAGAGAAGGTCTTCAAGTGCTTTCAACAGTATGTTAGCCTCTTTTGCAGTACAGACACAAAAGAACTGATGAAAAACAGGACACTGACCACCATGCTCAAAATTGAGAAAACACGGCAATggctggaaaaaaacaaagctgatTCCTACAGTGGACTGCTTGAATTTCTTTCCAAAGAAAGTTTTAATGAATCACCAGAAAGTACAACAGGAAAGATTGAACAAGTCATCAatcattacaattttattttgaaaaactCTCCACCACAAAATGATAGGCACTTCAAGGACAAGGTCAACTTCATCTATGCAAATATTGTTCTCAGTAAAATTAGCCTTGAATCTCAGCTTCTCTTGCCCTACAGGAATCTTCTTAAACTTGTCTGTGAAACACTTCACCGTTGCACCCCTCTCAATGACAGCTTAGCATTGCATTTTATTGCAGTGATGATGCTATGGCCAGAGACCATCCCTATTTTGtcaggagaaaaagagagtgacaGGTTGGGAAGTTACGTGTCACAGATGAGAAGTTCtttttcaaatgaaatgaaaccagTATGCAATGGCAAGAGAGCAGTTGTTCATTTTTACATGGGGCAGAGTTCAGGTTATTGTCGTCTAATCACTCAGAAGGACATTGATACATGTGTGGGCTCACAGCAGGCAATGTCAGGACAACTGCAAAATGGAAAGATATGGGAGAACGAGAAGGTCCAAACTATGCTCTGCAGAGTCTCAGGAAAGGTTTCTAAAAATGGCATTATGGCAGACACATCAAATCCAAATGTGAAGGTTGCAGTTGCtccattatttaaaagtcaGCTGTGTGGAGATCTGGGTGACAGAGTATCATTTTTTGTTGGATTTTCCATGAATGGTCCAGTTGCACTTGGCATTCAGCCTGAGTCATAG